The proteins below come from a single Juglans regia cultivar Chandler chromosome 12, Walnut 2.0, whole genome shotgun sequence genomic window:
- the LOC108997549 gene encoding protein RER1B-like, whose protein sequence is MVQLQLCSSKVQSLESPVSYSILNEEKLRDRSLNGLNCNFQYLPPSAYSPSDLPLSCTITTQLFMEGGGSDMTAAAPFAKWRSDFSRTFQYFLDRSTPHPLQRWLGTLAVAMVYVLRVYSVKGFYVISYGVGIYVLNLLIGFLSPKIDPELQALDGASLPTKGSDEFKPFMRRLPEFNFWYSITKAFLVAFVLTFFPVLDVPVFWPILLCYWIVLFLLTMKRQILHMIKYKYVPFDIGKQRYTGKKSAGTSRGLRRD, encoded by the exons ATGGTGCAGTTACAGCTATGCTCTTCCAAAGTTCAAAGCCTCGAATCTCCTGTGTCATATTCCATTCTCAACGAGGAGAAGCTCAGAGATCGCTCACTGAATGGTTTAAATTGTAATTTTCAATATCTTCCTCCTTCGGCTTACAGTCCCTCAGATCTCCCG TTAAGCTGTACAATTACAACTCAGCTTTTCATGGAGGGAGGGGGAAGTGATATGACCGCTGCTGCGCCTTTTGCCAAGTGGAGAAGTGATTTTTCGAGGACTTTTCAGTACTTTCTGGACCGATCGACACCTCACCCGCTTCAGAGGTGGCTAGGAACACTTGCAGTGGCAATGGTTTACGTTTTGCGTGTTTACTCTGTAAAAGGGTTTTATGTTATTTCCTATGGTGTGGGGATCTATGTCTTGAATCTCTTGATTGGTTTTTTGTCACCAAAGATTGATCCAGAGCTCCAGGCTTTGGATGGGGCTTCTCTGCCAACAAAAGGTTCTGATGAATTTAAACCTTTCATGCGCCGCCTTCCAGAATTCAACTTCTG GTATTCTATTACAAAGGCATTTCTTGTTGCATTTGTCCTGACCTTCTTTCCTGTATTGGATGTGCCTGTGTTCTGGCCAATATTGCTTTGCTACTGGATTGTACTATTTTTGCTCACAATGAAGCGACAAATCCTACACATGATCAAGTACAAATACGTCCCATTTGATATCGGAAAACAG AGGTATACTGGTAAGAAATCAGCTGGAACAAGTAGGGGTTTAAGAAGAGATTAA